The following nucleotide sequence is from Paenibacillus odorifer.
CCACCAATCTTTATATTTTGTATATTTATAAATTTAGATATAAGTAAATAGAAGCGACGCAAAAAAAGCTGACAGCGGAATGGTTCCGCTACCAGCCTCAATTTCAATGTTATGGAGTTAGTAGATTTGTGTGGATTTTAATGACAGCTTTTTTAATCTGCTGCCCCGGTTGACCCATACCCGGTCTGTGAACATCATGAGGGAAAAAGACCGCGAACATGCCAGGCTTCAAAGATAACAATATTTCATCTGCTGATGGGGGATAAAGCGCATATTCTCCTTCGGCATCGTAAGGCTTAATGGGTTCGATCCCTTCTTGCAGGGTTGCCCAGCCAATCGTTTCTTCACCTTCGATCAGATAATGCACATCAATATAGGCCTCATGCTTCTCTGCGACTTGTTCCTCCAGCGATTTTGCCTCAAGAGCCATAATCGAAGCATACATTTCGTTCCCGCGAATTTCGATTCGTCCAAGATCAGGATCATGTTGTAAGATTACTTTCAATTCCTCGATAGCCTCAACAATGACAGGATTCTCATACTTGATATGCTCTTCCCAAGATGACAAAGAACCTAAGATCATAGCTTTCCATTCCCCTCACATCTTAATGTACTAAACCAGTTTCTCACTGACTGCTGAAGCTGTTGTTTCTTTATTAATTATGGATTGCTCACTAGTCTTCTTGAAATATTCTACATATAAAATATCAAGCAGATAGAGCTGCGATATCTTTGCAGATAATGAACCCCCTTGCAGCGGTCCTTCATTAGCACCACATAGCAGGGTCAGATCGGAGTACGAGGTTAGCGGTGACTTTTCAAACCTAGTAATGGATATTACTTTGGCTCCTCTTTCCTTTGCTTTTCTCGCAACCTCAATGCTATCCTTGGTCGAGCCGGAATAAGAAATCACAACAGCGACATCCCGGTTAGACATCAGTGCTGCCGACATCATCTGCAGATGTGAATCCATTAAACATTCCGTTTTGTTCGTAATGCGCATAAATTTAATTTTGGCTTCCATAGCTGTGACTAGAGAAGAGCCCACACCGAAAAATAATACACGTTCTGCATTAATCAAATACTCAATAGCCTCACTGATCTTCTGTATATCAATTAAATTATAGGTCTCGTTGAGTGCACTTACATTCGTGGTCAGCACTTTAGAAGCAACAGCTTCAATCGTATCATCCATCAGAATTTGATCGGTAAGCTGCGGGATCTCATTCTCCACAGTGATGCTATGTGCCAATGCGATCTTGAACTCTTGATACCCTTTATAACTTAAAGATTTGCAAAATCGAAATATACTTGACTCCCCAACATCACATGCATCTGCAAGATCAGTAATCGACATGTAGACTACACTTCTCGTGTTCTCCAGTACGTAGTCCGCTACCTTCTTCTCCGTATTCGTCAAATTATTGTATTTAGAATGAATTGAAGAAAAAATACTGATTGTCCGCAAAAAAGCCCCTCCTTTTCAATAAATTAATGTACGAATAAGGAGGAAGCTCCCAGCAGACCTGCCTTATTCCCTAATGAGGCTTTAACAATTCTCACTCCCGCAAAGCTTTCCATAAGCAAAGACTTCGTTCGTTCTTCTACCCTTCGAACCAAATCTTCTTGTTCCATTACGCCGCCACCAATAATAATCGCGGATGGATTGAAGATATGAGTGATAGAAGCTAAACCAACAGCCACTTCAGTAATCCATAGATCTAAAATACGTTCAAGCTGCTCATTTCCGCTCTGTATTTTATCAAATAAGGCTTTTCCATCCGTGCATTCGGGATCTGCCAGCTGAGCCCGCTTCACTAAAGCTGTGGTTGAAGCGTATTTTTCATAATATGGCAGTCCTTCTACTCCGGATGTGGCCGACAATGGGTGAGTAAAGATATGGCCAAATTCAGCCGCTACCCCATTAGCCCCTTTGTAGATTTGGCGATTAATGACGATTGCACCGCCAATACCTGTGCCAAAGGTTAGACATAAGAAATTGTTAAAGCTCTGAGCAGCTCCATAATAAGCTTCGCCTAATGCAGCTGAATTCACATCGTTCTCTACCATAACAGGTTTATGAAAATGATGGGTGACAATATCCTTAATTTTCATTCCAGTATATCTAGGTATATTTTCGTTAGCATAGACAATAAATCCTTCTTCTGCATTAACTTGGCCCGCGGTGCTTATGGCAATGGCATCAAAATGATCGTATTCTGCAATCTTTTCCAGCATTCTTGAGATTACATGAGGTCCCCCCAAGTAGCTTTCTGTTGCATACTCCTTGAAGTCATGTACATTCCCCTGTTTATCGCATATACACATCTTGGTATTGGTACCGCCAATATCTACGGCTACAATCCTCATTTCCATCTACCCTCTCTGGCGTTCTACTGAATAGCGTTCACAAACCGTTTCGTAATCTCCATCGGTCTCGTGATCGCAGAGCCAACCACTGCTGAATACACACCTAAATCAAACATGGTCTTTAATTCTTCAGGAGTGGAAACCCCACCTTCAGCTATAACGGGAACAGAGAAGTTGTTGACGATTTGTTGAACCAATTCAAAATCTGGCAAGTTGCGGCCTTTAGTAGCCTCTGTATAACCGCTCAAGGTAGTTCCAATCAGATCAAATCCCAGCTCAACAGCCTTCGCAGCTTCCGCAAATGTAGAACAATCCGCCATAAACAGTTGATCTTTGTAGGTCTCTTTTAAAAGTGGAAAAAGTTCAGAAATAGTAGATCCGTCCGGGCGAATACGGTCTGTAGCATCCATAGCAATGATATCTACCCCTTCGCGGTACAGCTCATCGACTTCCTTTTGAGTGGGTGTAATAAAGACTTCAGAGCCTTCATACACCTTTTTGATTATCCCAATGATCGGCAGATTCACTTGCTTTTTGATTTCTTGAATATCCGCTACGCTATTTGCCCGAATTCCAGAAGCCCCGCCTAAGTAAGCAGCATAAGCCATTCTCCCCATAATAAACGGGCTATGCAGCGGTTCTTCTGGTAAGGCTTGACTGGAGACGACTAATTTATGTTTTATTTTTTTAAGTACATTATTTTCAGTATTCATCAGTAACCCACTCCACATTTTTATTTATTCTTTAACTGCTCCTGCCGTAATCCCATTGGTGAAGAACCGTTGGAATAACATGAACACTAGCAACATCGGAATTGCAGCGATGGTAGCTCCGGCCATTTTATAAGCGAAATTAGGATTCAAATCCTGCATTAAGGTCGCAGTACCAACCATTAATGTTTTCATTTTGTTCTCTTGGCCTATAACCAGCTGCCACAAATAATCATTCCAGACTTGCACGAAATTTAGAATAAATAAGGCTCCAATACCAGGTTTGACAATAGGCAACATGATGCGCGTGAAGATTCTCCATTCATTTGCACCATCTATTCTCCCGGCTTCTCTTAAGGCATTAGGGGTTAAGTCGAAGAATCCCTTTAATAGGAACACTCCAAATGCACCCGCCACGTTCGGCCAAATCATACCGTTATAACTATTTACCATTCCAAATTGTTGGGTGATCCGGAATAAGGGTACAATCATAATTTCTTTAGGAATCATCAAGCTTGATATAAAGATAATGAAGATTATATTTTTACCTTTAAAATTAATCTTTGAGAATGCATAGGCGGCCATAGAGCCTACAACAATAACCAAAATAGTAGAAACACCTGATACATAAATAC
It contains:
- a CDS encoding N-acetylmannosamine-6-phosphate 2-epimerase, with the translated sequence MNTENNVLKKIKHKLVVSSQALPEEPLHSPFIMGRMAYAAYLGGASGIRANSVADIQEIKKQVNLPIIGIIKKVYEGSEVFITPTQKEVDELYREGVDIIAMDATDRIRPDGSTISELFPLLKETYKDQLFMADCSTFAEAAKAVELGFDLIGTTLSGYTEATKGRNLPDFELVQQIVNNFSVPVIAEGGVSTPEELKTMFDLGVYSAVVGSAITRPMEITKRFVNAIQ
- a CDS encoding ROK family protein is translated as MRIVAVDIGGTNTKMCICDKQGNVHDFKEYATESYLGGPHVISRMLEKIAEYDHFDAIAISTAGQVNAEEGFIVYANENIPRYTGMKIKDIVTHHFHKPVMVENDVNSAALGEAYYGAAQSFNNFLCLTFGTGIGGAIVINRQIYKGANGVAAEFGHIFTHPLSATSGVEGLPYYEKYASTTALVKRAQLADPECTDGKALFDKIQSGNEQLERILDLWITEVAVGLASITHIFNPSAIIIGGGVMEQEDLVRRVEERTKSLLMESFAGVRIVKASLGNKAGLLGASSLFVH
- a CDS encoding carbohydrate ABC transporter permease, which translates into the protein MSKIKNKKKREKFDVISNVIIILFALLNLFPLYWLFTSSLKNSSDVVKMPPDWWPKSITFSNYVDVFQNQPALRWTFNSIYVSGVSTILVIVVGSMAAYAFSKINFKGKNIIFIIFISSLMIPKEIMIVPLFRITQQFGMVNSYNGMIWPNVAGAFGVFLLKGFFDLTPNALREAGRIDGANEWRIFTRIMLPIVKPGIGALFILNFVQVWNDYLWQLVIGQENKMKTLMVGTATLMQDLNPNFAYKMAGATIAAIPMLLVFMLFQRFFTNGITAGAVKE
- a CDS encoding MurR/RpiR family transcriptional regulator, yielding MRTISIFSSIHSKYNNLTNTEKKVADYVLENTRSVVYMSITDLADACDVGESSIFRFCKSLSYKGYQEFKIALAHSITVENEIPQLTDQILMDDTIEAVASKVLTTNVSALNETYNLIDIQKISEAIEYLINAERVLFFGVGSSLVTAMEAKIKFMRITNKTECLMDSHLQMMSAALMSNRDVAVVISYSGSTKDSIEVARKAKERGAKVISITRFEKSPLTSYSDLTLLCGANEGPLQGGSLSAKISQLYLLDILYVEYFKKTSEQSIINKETTASAVSEKLV
- a CDS encoding YhcH/YjgK/YiaL family protein, which encodes MILGSLSSWEEHIKYENPVIVEAIEELKVILQHDPDLGRIEIRGNEMYASIMALEAKSLEEQVAEKHEAYIDVHYLIEGEETIGWATLQEGIEPIKPYDAEGEYALYPPSADEILLSLKPGMFAVFFPHDVHRPGMGQPGQQIKKAVIKIHTNLLTP